TGGCGATCGAGCGGACCCGCAAGAAGCTCAAGCTGGCCATCGCCGACCCCCTCAACGTGGTCGCCCTGGACGACGTGCGGCTGGTGACCGGGCTGGAGATCGAGCCGGTGGTGGCGGCCGAGGAGGACATCGTGGCCGCCATCGGCCGCTACTACAGCGGCGGGATCGACCTGGACGAGGCCATGCGCCAGGCCGTGGCCGCCGAGGTGGACGTCCCCGAGGAGAAAACCGAGGACCTGTCCGTCGAGAAGCTGCGCACCCTGACCGAGGAAGCCCCGGTGGTGCGCCTGGTGAACCTGATCATCAGCCAGGCCATCGCCGACGGCGCCAGCGACATCCACATCGAGCCCCACCGGCGCAGCGTCCAGGTCCGCTACCGCATCGACGGCCTGCTGCACGACGTCATGACCCCGCCCAAGTCCCTGCAGGCGGCCATCGTCTCCCGGGTGAAGATCATGGCCAACCTGGACATCGCCGAGAGGAGGCTGCCCCAGGACGGCCGCATCCACGTGGTGATCGAGAACAAGGAGTACGACCTGCGGGTGTCCACCCTGCCCACGGTGTTCGGGGAGAAGGTGGTGATGCGCATCCTGGACCAGTCCAGCACCCGCCTGGGCCTGAACAAACTGGGTTTCACCCCGTCCATGCTGGAGATCTGGGAGAGTCTGGTGAGCAAGCCCTACGGGATGATCCTGGTCAGCGGCCCCACCGGCAGCGGCAAGACCACCACCCTGTACTCCACCCTGCACAAGATCAACACCCTGGACAAGAACATCCTGACCATCGAGGACCCGGTGGAGTACCAGCTGCCCCGGGTCAACCAGGTGCACGTCAACCCCAAGGCCGGCCTGACGTTTGCCAGCGGCCTGCGGTCGTTCCTGCGCCAGGACCCCGACATCATCATGGTGGGCGAGATCCGCGACCGGGAGACGGCCGAGATCGCCATCCAGGCGTCCCTGACCGGCCACCTGGTCCTGTCCACCATCCACACCAACGACGCCCCCAGCGCCACCACCCGGCTCATCGACATGGGCATCGAGCCGTTTTTGGTCAGCTCGTCGCTGATCGGGGTGCTGGCCCAGCGCCTGGCCCGGACCATCTGCGCCCACTGCAAGGAAGCCTACACCCCGCCGGTGGAGGCCCTGCACCGCCTGGGCCTGCGGCCGGAGGAGGGCGAGGAGATCGTCTTCTACCGGGGCCGGGGCTGCGACCGGTGCAAGGGCACCGGCTACAAGGGCCGCACCGGGATCTTCGAGCTGATGGTGATGAGCGAGGCCATCCGGGAGCTGGTCCTCAAGGGCGCCTCCGCCGCCCAGATCCGCGACCAGGCGGTGGCCGAGGGGATGAAGACCCTGGCCGAGGATGGTATCCTCAAAGTACTCGAAGGCGTCACCACCGTCGACGAACTCCTGCGGGTCGTCTTCGTGGAGCAGTAGGGAAGAGGGAAAAAGGAAGAGGGAAGAGGGAAGAGGGAAAAGGCTTGAGACCCTAGCGAGGTAGGTTGTTCCCTCATCCTTCTTCCCTCTTCCCTCCCGGAGGTTGTATGGGCNNNNNNNNNNNNNNNNNNNNNNNNNNNNNNNNNNNNNNNNNNNNNNNNNNNNNNNNNNNNNNNNNNNNNNNNNNNNNNNNNNNNNNNNNNNNNNNNNNNNCCTCATCCTTCTTCCCTCTTCCCTCCCGGAGGTTGTATGGGCGACCGCGACCCCTCTCCGGGCGATGCGTCACGCCCGGCTGATCCCGTCCGGAATCCGTCCCCCGACGGGCCCCGCCGCCGTCCGCCGCTGGGCCAGCTGCTGCTGGAACACGAGCTGGTGACCCCTGACCAGCTGGCCCGCGCCCTGGAGATCCACCGCGCCACGGGGGAGCGGCTGGGGCGGGTCCTGCTGGACATGGGGATCGTGGACCCCGAGCACGTGGCGCGGCTGCTCAGCCAGCAGATCGGGATCCCCTACGTGCGGCTGGCGGGGGTGGGGCTGGCCGAGGACGTCCTGCGGCTGCTGCCGGCGCCGCTGGCCAGCCGGCTGCAGGCGGTGCCGCTGGAGGTGCGGGACGGGGTGCTGACGGTGGCGATGGTGGACCCGCTGGACGTGGTGGCCGTGGACGAGATCCGGCGGGTGACGGGGATGGAGGTGAAGGTGGCGG
This genomic interval from Armatimonadota bacterium contains the following:
- the pilB gene encoding type IV-A pilus assembly ATPase PilB; the protein is MTMDVTEYKQRLKIPARNTTLERALTFHHARVLEARGQHDEAVAAYKKVLELAPEDAVAYARLASLYVQRGVPRAAVMVYVALAEMQIGRERWEKAALAYERASELAPDDGEIHTALRDVYIKMGRLKDAAKVQERIDRTVAGPRSAPAAPPAPIPAPPVTPPPPDGEPPAPVSLTPLGPAPAPPPSPPKPPADTSPPAARPPSAERLPGRPPEKAPPAPQKPPARPPQPPASPGRTQPAPPPAEAVRRPRRSESLGQILLDEGLVTREQLDKAIHTQQRSGGHLGRILVEQGVLTDQQLAKVLALQWGLPYVELGSLEIDDTVVKLIPQHLAHRHKVLAIERTRKKLKLAIADPLNVVALDDVRLVTGLEIEPVVAAEEDIVAAIGRYYSGGIDLDEAMRQAVAAEVDVPEEKTEDLSVEKLRTLTEEAPVVRLVNLIISQAIADGASDIHIEPHRRSVQVRYRIDGLLHDVMTPPKSLQAAIVSRVKIMANLDIAERRLPQDGRIHVVIENKEYDLRVSTLPTVFGEKVVMRILDQSSTRLGLNKLGFTPSMLEIWESLVSKPYGMILVSGPTGSGKTTTLYSTLHKINTLDKNILTIEDPVEYQLPRVNQVHVNPKAGLTFASGLRSFLRQDPDIIMVGEIRDRETAEIAIQASLTGHLVLSTIHTNDAPSATTRLIDMGIEPFLVSSSLIGVLAQRLARTICAHCKEAYTPPVEALHRLGLRPEEGEEIVFYRGRGCDRCKGTGYKGRTGIFELMVMSEAIRELVLKGASAAQIRDQAVAEGMKTLAEDGILKVLEGVTTVDELLRVVFVEQ